One window from the genome of Methylomarinovum caldicuralii encodes:
- a CDS encoding ABC transporter permease produces MRAADRFRFALGALAAYPVRTGLTLLAMAVATAAVVVLTGLGDSARRYVVEQFAGLGTHLLIVLPGRNETRGGPPPLLGEVPRDLTLDDALTLQRSRAVARVAPVVVGQAPVAHGGRLRDANIIGTTAEFAVVRNLKLTAGRFLPAGDPHRGRPVAVLGRTLKRALFGSASALGRWIRIGDRRFRVIGLLESTGHAFGQELDEIAIVPVASAQKLFNTAGLFRVVVQARSRKAIATAKRNIEAILAKRHEGERDVTVLTQDALLDAFDRILRSLTLAVAGIAAISLAVAGILIMNVMLVAVSQRTPEIGLLRALGASTAEVTRLFLTEALGLALLGALLGLLLAFLGLALLNHLWPDIGFRPAPWSLPAAAGVALVTGSLFGLLPARRAARLDPVAALQPR; encoded by the coding sequence ATGAGGGCCGCCGACCGCTTCCGCTTCGCCCTGGGGGCCCTTGCCGCTTACCCGGTACGCACCGGCCTCACCCTGCTGGCGATGGCGGTGGCCACCGCCGCGGTCGTCGTCCTCACCGGCCTGGGGGACAGCGCCCGCCGTTACGTGGTGGAACAGTTCGCCGGTCTCGGCACCCACCTGCTGATCGTCCTCCCCGGCCGCAACGAGACCCGCGGCGGGCCGCCGCCTCTGCTGGGGGAGGTACCCCGCGACCTGACGTTGGACGACGCCCTGACGCTGCAGCGCAGCCGGGCGGTGGCACGCGTCGCCCCTGTCGTCGTCGGCCAGGCGCCGGTGGCCCACGGGGGACGCCTGCGCGATGCCAACATCATCGGCACCACGGCCGAATTTGCCGTGGTCCGCAACCTAAAACTGACCGCCGGCCGTTTTCTCCCCGCCGGGGACCCCCACCGCGGCCGGCCGGTGGCCGTCCTGGGGCGGACCCTGAAACGGGCGCTGTTCGGCAGCGCCTCCGCCCTGGGGCGCTGGATCCGCATCGGCGACCGCCGCTTCCGGGTCATCGGCCTGCTGGAAAGTACCGGCCACGCCTTCGGCCAGGAGCTGGACGAGATCGCCATCGTCCCGGTGGCCTCGGCCCAGAAGCTGTTCAACACCGCTGGGCTGTTCCGGGTCGTGGTCCAGGCCCGCAGCCGCAAGGCCATCGCCACCGCCAAAAGGAACATCGAGGCCATCCTCGCCAAACGCCACGAGGGCGAACGGGACGTCACCGTCCTCACCCAGGACGCCCTCCTCGATGCTTTCGACCGCATCCTCCGCAGCCTGACCCTGGCGGTGGCCGGCATCGCCGCCATTTCCCTGGCGGTGGCCGGAATCCTGATCATGAACGTGATGCTGGTGGCGGTCAGCCAGCGCACCCCGGAGATCGGCCTGCTGCGGGCCCTGGGGGCCTCCACCGCCGAAGTAACGCGCCTGTTCCTCACTGAGGCCCTGGGGCTGGCCCTGCTCGGCGCCCTCCTGGGGCTGCTCCTGGCCTTCCTGGGGCTCGCGCTCCTGAACCACCTCTGGCCCGACATTGGTTTCCGTCCCGCCCCCTGGTCGCTGCCGGCCGCGGCCGGCGTCGCCCTGGTCACCGGGAGTTTGTTCGGCCTGCTGCCGGCGCGCAGGGCGGCGCGGCTGGACCCGGTCGCCGCCCTCCAGCCCCGCTGA
- a CDS encoding ABC transporter ATP-binding protein, with amino-acid sequence MIELEDVWRIYQVGGQPVYALRGINLKVEAGEYLSVMGPSGSGKSTLLHILGLLDRPSRGSYRLDGIETTQLDEEARAGLRQQRIGFVFQVFHLIPRLTARENIELPLMLAGIAPAARRRRVQQLLKAFALENRALHLPSELSGGQRQRVAIARAVAMEPDLILADEPTGNLDRKTGLEVMEVLEALNCRGLTLILVTHDLELGRRAPRRIEMRDGAIVRETRE; translated from the coding sequence GTGATCGAACTCGAAGACGTCTGGCGCATCTATCAGGTGGGCGGTCAGCCGGTGTACGCCCTGCGCGGGATCAACCTCAAGGTCGAGGCCGGGGAGTACCTCAGCGTCATGGGGCCTTCCGGTTCCGGCAAGAGCACCCTGCTCCACATCCTCGGCCTGCTCGACCGTCCCAGCCGCGGCAGTTATCGCCTCGACGGCATCGAAACCACTCAGCTGGACGAGGAGGCCCGCGCCGGACTGCGCCAGCAGCGGATCGGCTTCGTGTTCCAGGTGTTTCATCTGATTCCCCGCCTGACGGCGCGGGAGAACATCGAGCTGCCGCTGATGCTGGCCGGCATCGCCCCGGCCGCAAGGCGGCGGCGGGTGCAGCAACTGCTCAAGGCCTTCGCCCTGGAAAACCGGGCCCTACACCTGCCTTCAGAGCTTTCCGGAGGCCAGCGCCAACGGGTGGCCATCGCCCGGGCTGTGGCCATGGAACCGGACCTCATCCTGGCCGACGAGCCCACCGGCAATCTCGACCGCAAGACGGGACTGGAGGTCATGGAGGTCCTGGAAGCGCTCAACTGCCGGGGCCTGACGCTGATCCTGGTCACCCACGATCTGGAACTGGGGCGGCGGGCGCCAAGGCGCATCGAAATGCGCGACGGGGCGATCGTCCGGGAGACCCGGGAATGA
- a CDS encoding efflux RND transporter periplasmic adaptor subunit, protein MTARSRRFAILVFGLALFLLALWYGRRPQPIPVRVYRVAPGLVEETVANTRVGSVKACRRSQLSPNLGGQIAELYVREGDRVKAGQLLLRLWNRDLEANLQLASAQWRSAQAEAAAACLQAQQARRDADRLRRLGKRHLAAEQTVEQAVFRARSHTRKCDAARATVEVRQAQVAAARAQLEKTELRAPFAGVVAEIHGEVGEYLTPSPPGVATPPAVDLIATGCFYITAPIDEIDSGRLRPGLETRIHIDAFGERRFPGRLRRIAPYVLAVEKQARTVEVEADFLHPEDAALQRPGYSADVEIVLARRDGVLRIPTEAVMEGGKVLVLDPDSGRLVQREVTIGLSNWDWSEVRSGLEAGEQVVLSLDREGVEPGAYAVAEERQ, encoded by the coding sequence ATGACAGCGCGATCCCGCCGTTTCGCCATCCTGGTTTTTGGCCTGGCGCTTTTCCTGCTGGCCCTCTGGTACGGTCGCCGCCCCCAGCCGATCCCGGTGCGGGTTTATCGGGTGGCCCCGGGGCTGGTGGAGGAAACCGTCGCCAACACCCGGGTCGGCAGCGTCAAGGCCTGCCGCCGCAGCCAACTGTCCCCTAACCTCGGAGGGCAGATTGCCGAACTTTATGTCCGCGAAGGGGACCGGGTCAAAGCCGGACAGCTGCTGTTGCGACTGTGGAACCGGGATCTTGAGGCCAATCTGCAGCTGGCCTCCGCCCAATGGCGGTCGGCCCAGGCGGAGGCGGCCGCCGCCTGCCTGCAGGCACAACAGGCCCGGCGGGACGCCGACCGCCTGCGCCGCCTCGGCAAGCGCCACCTGGCGGCGGAACAGACGGTGGAACAGGCTGTCTTCCGGGCCCGAAGCCACACCCGAAAGTGCGACGCCGCCCGTGCCACCGTCGAGGTCAGACAGGCCCAGGTGGCGGCGGCCCGGGCGCAACTGGAAAAGACCGAACTGCGCGCCCCCTTTGCCGGGGTGGTGGCGGAGATTCACGGCGAGGTGGGGGAATACCTGACCCCCTCCCCGCCCGGCGTCGCCACTCCGCCTGCCGTTGATCTGATCGCCACCGGCTGTTTCTACATCACCGCCCCCATCGACGAGATCGATTCCGGCCGCCTGCGCCCGGGGCTGGAGACCCGCATTCACATCGACGCTTTCGGCGAGCGCCGTTTTCCCGGGCGGCTGCGGCGGATCGCCCCTTACGTGCTGGCGGTGGAGAAACAGGCCCGCACCGTGGAGGTGGAGGCGGACTTCCTCCACCCGGAGGATGCCGCCCTGCAGCGGCCCGGCTACAGCGCCGATGTGGAAATCGTGCTGGCCCGCCGCGACGGCGTGCTCCGCATTCCCACCGAGGCGGTGATGGAGGGCGGGAAGGTGCTGGTCCTGGATCCGGACAGCGGCAGGCTGGTGCAACGGGAGGTAACAATCGGCCTGAGCAACTGGGACTGGAGCGAGGTCCGCAGCGGCCTGGAAGCCGGGGAACAGGTGGTGCTGTCCCTGGACCGCGAGGGGGTCGAACCCGGCGCCTATGCCGTCGCCGAGGAGCGGCAGTGA
- a CDS encoding class I SAM-dependent methyltransferase produces MLRGIVFCCAHDQAAAAVFSRLAFWYRQRYRWLGLERTQRQLVAGLAKVGYRDARLLEIGCGVGWLHQWLLRHGAAFAVGVDLSPRMLAEAEALARAYGLEGRVRYLAGDFLGLADRIEAADIVLFDKVICCYPDAAALLRQAIAKAERAVALIYPRRHRLNRLLHGALNRLLAWMGSDFHTYLHDPAAVERLFLEQGWEKRFEAKTVSWLSQVFVQVKASRTRRG; encoded by the coding sequence ATGTTGCGGGGAATCGTGTTCTGTTGCGCCCATGACCAGGCCGCCGCCGCGGTCTTCTCCCGCCTGGCGTTCTGGTACCGCCAGCGTTACCGCTGGCTGGGACTGGAGCGGACCCAGCGCCAGCTGGTCGCAGGCTTGGCCAAGGTCGGCTATCGAGATGCCCGCTTGCTCGAAATCGGCTGCGGTGTCGGCTGGCTGCACCAGTGGCTGTTGCGTCACGGCGCCGCTTTCGCGGTGGGGGTGGATCTGTCGCCGCGCATGCTGGCCGAGGCCGAGGCGCTGGCCAGGGCTTACGGGCTCGAGGGGCGGGTCCGTTATCTGGCCGGGGATTTCCTGGGCCTGGCCGACCGCATCGAAGCGGCCGATATCGTCCTATTCGACAAGGTCATCTGCTGCTATCCCGACGCAGCCGCCCTGCTGCGCCAGGCCATTGCCAAGGCGGAGCGGGCCGTGGCCCTGATCTATCCCCGCCGTCACCGGCTCAACCGGCTGCTCCACGGCGCCCTCAACCGCCTGCTGGCCTGGATGGGGAGCGATTTTCACACCTATCTGCACGATCCGGCCGCAGTGGAGCGGCTTTTTCTCGAACAGGGCTGGGAAAAGCGCTTCGAGGCCAAGACAGTTTCGTGGTTGAGCCAGGTTTTCGTCCAGGTCAAAGCCTCCAGGACGCGGCGGGGATAG
- a CDS encoding DUF2283 domain-containing protein has product MKVTYDPQTDSLSIILKEGCQVTESEEDKPGVILDYDEQGRLVAIEILDASKQVSDARRIEYQLMT; this is encoded by the coding sequence ATGAAAGTGACTTATGATCCTCAGACCGATTCCCTCTCGATTATTCTTAAAGAGGGATGCCAGGTGACTGAGAGCGAAGAGGACAAACCTGGCGTCATTCTGGATTACGATGAGCAAGGACGTTTGGTCGCCATCGAAATTCTCGATGCTTCCAAACAGGTGTCCGATGCCAGGCGGATCGAATATCAATTGATGACTTAA
- the atpD gene encoding F0F1 ATP synthase subunit beta produces MSTPIGTITEVHGPVVVIDCERLPPLRQALCAALDHETYVFEVHQHLDERRVRAVTLHRTSGLSRGMAVYDTGAPLHVPVSPACLGRLLNVFGEPLDGGPPLETDAFRNVHVRPAALSEAVGVSGILETGIKVIDLLCPFVRGGKTGLFGGAGVGKTVLIMEFMHAIISLYQGVSVFAGVGERIREGHELWKEFQAAGVMEKSLLVFGQMDESPGVRFRVGLTALTYAEYLRDTLQREVLFLVDNIFRFVQAGSEVSSLLGRLPATVGYQPTLATEVAEIEERIISTRRGAVTSVQAVYVPADDMTDPAVSAILSHLDTTVILSRAIAAQGLYPAVDPLRSGSKLMDRHFLGDRHYTVAEAVREHLARYAELQDIIAMLGLEELSPADRRIVHRARRLQRYLTQPFHVTAHYTGIPGVSVPLEQTLRDCEDFLTGKYDDLPEEACYMKGAMTA; encoded by the coding sequence GTGAGTACTCCCATCGGCACCATCACCGAAGTCCACGGCCCGGTGGTGGTGATCGACTGCGAGAGGCTGCCGCCGCTGCGCCAGGCGCTGTGTGCGGCCCTCGATCACGAAACCTACGTGTTCGAGGTCCACCAGCATCTTGACGAGCGTCGGGTGCGCGCCGTCACCCTGCACCGCACTTCCGGCCTGAGCCGGGGGATGGCGGTGTACGACACCGGCGCCCCGCTGCACGTGCCGGTCAGTCCTGCCTGTCTCGGGCGTCTTCTCAACGTCTTCGGTGAGCCCCTGGACGGTGGCCCGCCCCTTGAGACCGACGCGTTTCGCAATGTCCACGTCAGGCCGGCGGCCCTGAGCGAGGCGGTGGGGGTGAGCGGCATTCTCGAAACCGGCATCAAGGTCATCGACCTGCTCTGTCCCTTCGTGCGCGGCGGCAAGACCGGCCTGTTCGGCGGCGCCGGGGTGGGCAAGACGGTGCTGATCATGGAGTTCATGCACGCCATCATCTCCCTGTACCAGGGGGTGTCGGTGTTCGCCGGGGTGGGGGAGCGCATCCGCGAGGGCCACGAACTGTGGAAGGAGTTTCAGGCTGCCGGCGTGATGGAGAAGTCGCTGCTGGTGTTCGGGCAGATGGACGAGTCCCCGGGGGTGCGCTTCCGTGTCGGTCTGACCGCGCTGACCTACGCCGAATACCTGCGCGACACCCTGCAGCGCGAGGTGCTGTTTCTGGTGGACAACATCTTCCGCTTCGTCCAGGCCGGCAGCGAAGTCTCCAGCCTGCTGGGCCGGCTGCCGGCCACCGTCGGCTACCAGCCCACCCTGGCCACCGAGGTGGCGGAGATCGAGGAGCGCATCATTTCCACCCGCAGGGGGGCGGTGACCTCGGTGCAGGCGGTGTACGTTCCCGCCGACGACATGACCGACCCGGCGGTGAGCGCCATCCTCAGTCACCTGGACACCACGGTGATCCTGTCGCGGGCCATCGCCGCCCAGGGGCTGTATCCGGCCGTCGATCCCCTCCGTTCCGGCAGCAAGCTGATGGACCGCCATTTCCTCGGTGACCGCCATTACACCGTGGCCGAGGCGGTGCGCGAGCACCTGGCCCGCTATGCCGAACTCCAGGACATCATCGCCATGCTGGGGCTGGAGGAGCTGTCACCCGCGGACCGCCGCATCGTCCACCGCGCCCGCCGGCTGCAGCGTTATCTGACCCAGCCGTTCCACGTCACCGCCCACTACACCGGCATTCCCGGGGTGTCGGTCCCCCTGGAGCAGACCCTCAGGGACTGCGAGGATTTCCTCACCGGCAAGTACGACGACTTGCCCGAGGAGGCCTGTTACATGAAGGGGGCGATGACGGCATGA
- a CDS encoding F0F1 ATP synthase subunit epsilon — MSTITLELQDATHTETVAGVRSFQGRDASGSFTLWPGHIRMMTVLEFGLARFRTDSAWEYLALPGAVLYFVRDTLYLSTRRYVRDPDPERIAEVLERQLREEEVQLMEIRASLRKMEEEMFKRLWQLGRRRA, encoded by the coding sequence ATGAGCACCATCACCCTGGAGTTGCAGGACGCCACCCATACCGAAACCGTCGCAGGGGTGCGTTCTTTTCAGGGACGCGACGCCAGCGGCAGCTTCACCCTCTGGCCCGGCCACATCCGCATGATGACGGTGCTGGAATTCGGCCTGGCGCGCTTTCGCACCGACAGCGCCTGGGAGTATCTGGCCCTGCCGGGGGCGGTGCTGTATTTCGTGCGCGATACCCTGTATCTGAGCACCCGCCGCTATGTGCGCGATCCCGATCCCGAGCGCATCGCCGAGGTGCTGGAACGCCAGCTCCGGGAGGAGGAGGTGCAGCTCATGGAGATCCGCGCAAGCCTGCGCAAGATGGAGGAGGAGATGTTCAAACGTCTGTGGCAGCTGGGCCGCCGCCGTGCCTGA
- a CDS encoding AtpZ/AtpI family protein, with protein MPERHRGLEGWPEIVRRQVRNLRRAAEEEHRLLAQLAYLGTAGLVLVLPAVAGAYLGRWLDSLMPGYSIQWTLSLILVGLAIGIVNVWLLFRGD; from the coding sequence GTGCCTGAGCGGCACCGCGGGTTGGAAGGGTGGCCCGAGATCGTCCGCCGCCAGGTGCGCAATCTGCGCCGCGCCGCCGAGGAGGAGCACCGCTTGCTGGCCCAGCTCGCCTACCTGGGCACCGCCGGCCTGGTGCTGGTGCTGCCGGCGGTGGCTGGGGCCTATCTGGGGCGCTGGCTCGACAGCCTGATGCCGGGCTATTCGATCCAGTGGACCCTGAGCCTGATCCTGGTGGGGCTGGCTATCGGCATCGTCAACGTCTGGCTGTTGTTTCGGGGGGACTGA
- a CDS encoding F0F1 ATP synthase subunit A, producing the protein MEAEIFPQVLWRLGPLQLTDTLVTAVALTLVLWLAGWWLSRHLQLHPGPLQTAVEAAVLAMEDAVRDLVPRYVEQVAPFIMGLWWFLLVANLIGLIPGLQSPTRDLSITSALALLVFLSVHWFGIRAQGVRAYLRHYLQPFPFLLPFHLVSEITRTVALAVRLFGNMMSLDLVALIVLMLAGFLVPVPVLMLHVVEALVQAYIFGMLALVYIAGGIQAHEAKMLQKGETQ; encoded by the coding sequence GTGGAAGCGGAGATCTTTCCGCAGGTTCTGTGGCGCCTGGGGCCGCTGCAGCTCACCGACACCCTGGTGACCGCGGTGGCTCTGACCTTGGTTCTATGGCTGGCCGGCTGGTGGCTGAGCCGGCATCTGCAGCTGCATCCGGGGCCGTTGCAGACCGCGGTGGAGGCGGCGGTGCTGGCGATGGAGGATGCGGTGCGCGATCTGGTGCCGCGGTATGTGGAACAGGTCGCGCCGTTCATCATGGGGTTGTGGTGGTTCCTGCTGGTAGCCAATCTGATCGGGCTGATTCCCGGGCTGCAGTCCCCCACCCGCGATTTGTCCATTACCTCGGCCCTGGCGCTGCTGGTGTTTCTGTCGGTGCACTGGTTCGGCATCCGCGCCCAGGGGGTGCGGGCCTACCTGCGTCACTATCTGCAGCCGTTCCCCTTCTTGCTGCCGTTCCACCTGGTGAGCGAGATCACCCGCACCGTGGCGCTGGCGGTGCGCCTGTTCGGCAACATGATGAGCCTGGATCTGGTGGCGCTGATCGTGCTGATGCTGGCCGGTTTCCTGGTGCCGGTGCCGGTGCTGATGCTGCACGTGGTGGAGGCGTTGGTGCAGGCCTACATCTTCGGTATGCTGGCGCTGGTGTATATCGCCGGCGGCATTCAGGCCCACGAGGCCAAGATGTTACAGAAAGGAGAAACGCAATGA
- the atpE gene encoding ATP synthase F0 subunit C, translating into MTHDISWIVLGSTVAAALGIGIGVLGPGIGMGRAIAQALDALARQPEAERILMRTLFIGLAMIESLAIYCLVIILIILFRNPLLEYVLQGG; encoded by the coding sequence ATGACCCACGACATCAGCTGGATCGTCCTCGGCTCCACCGTGGCGGCGGCCCTCGGCATCGGTATCGGGGTACTGGGGCCGGGGATCGGCATGGGACGGGCCATCGCCCAGGCGCTCGACGCCCTGGCGCGCCAGCCGGAGGCGGAAAGGATCCTCATGCGCACCCTGTTCATCGGTCTGGCGATGATCGAATCCCTGGCCATCTACTGCCTGGTGATCATCCTCATCATCCTGTTCCGCAACCCGCTGCTGGAATACGTGCTGCAGGGCGGCTGA
- a CDS encoding F0F1 ATP synthase subunit delta, whose translation MAINWTTFFLEIVNFLALVWLLKRFLYRPVKAMVERRRREVEARLAEAEKRRQEAEALKQRYENRLADWEAEKKRAWEQLRQELEAERQRRLQALQQELDEQRRKAEAVWEQEKREWRRHAEDQALQLGAAFAARLLERLADEHLHHRLVALLLEDLEKLPEPEQARIRSAASATEPIRGVSAWPLTDAEIQKLNQVLSWILQTQTEAAFEVDSRLLAGVRIDVGAYVIRANLRDELSFFGHGHG comes from the coding sequence ATGGCCATCAATTGGACCACGTTTTTCCTGGAAATCGTCAATTTCCTGGCCCTGGTCTGGCTGCTGAAGCGTTTCCTGTACCGTCCGGTCAAGGCCATGGTGGAGCGCCGACGCCGGGAGGTCGAGGCCCGTCTGGCCGAAGCCGAAAAACGCCGTCAGGAGGCCGAGGCCCTGAAACAGCGTTACGAGAACCGGCTGGCGGACTGGGAGGCGGAGAAGAAGCGGGCCTGGGAACAGTTGCGCCAGGAACTGGAGGCCGAGCGCCAGCGCCGTCTGCAGGCGTTGCAGCAGGAACTGGACGAACAGCGGCGCAAGGCCGAGGCGGTATGGGAGCAGGAAAAGCGCGAATGGCGCCGCCATGCCGAGGATCAGGCGCTGCAGCTGGGGGCGGCCTTCGCGGCCCGCCTTCTGGAACGCCTGGCCGACGAACATCTGCACCACCGTCTGGTGGCCTTGCTGCTGGAGGATCTGGAGAAGCTGCCGGAGCCGGAACAGGCGCGCATCCGCAGCGCCGCTTCCGCAACCGAGCCCATCCGGGGGGTGAGCGCCTGGCCGCTGACCGATGCCGAAATCCAAAAGCTCAATCAGGTCCTTTCCTGGATTCTGCAGACCCAGACCGAGGCCGCTTTCGAGGTTGATTCCCGGTTGCTCGCCGGGGTGCGGATCGATGTGGGCGCTTACGTGATCCGAGCCAATCTGCGTGACGAACTGAGTTTCTTCGGCCATGGCCACGGCTGA
- a CDS encoding F0F1 ATP synthase subunit alpha — MATAERPLLQALRQRLQDYRFQPRIQEQGRVLSVGDGIAWIEGLPSAAMDDLLDFEDGSIGVVFALGERHLGAILLEATEALTAGTVVHRSGRLLSIPVGDALIGRVVDPLGKPLDGGEAPACTQRLTLDAPSPPIIARDFVQTPLYTGCKIVDTMIPIGRGQRQLIIGDEGTGRSSLAIDAVIHQRGQNVLCVYVLVGQKRSAVVSTIDTLRRYGAMDYTTVVVGEAFALPGLKYLAPMAGCAIAEYWMRRGRDTLVVYDDLSTHAYTYRELSLLLRRPPGREAYPGDIFYLHSRLLERSTRLAADHGGGSMTCLPIVETQQGDIAAYIPTNLISITDGQIYLDPHLAASGFRPAIDIGRSVSRIGGKAQHPRIKEEAGRMKLDYLQFLELEVFTRFGAKLEESMARKLHRGRILREILKQDRLHPLPIAFQIAWLIAFNEGLFDALQPAEVSDRLVRLEARVRESGLGLDDPREVWLAHLKRWLA; from the coding sequence ATGGCCACGGCTGAACGCCCGTTGCTGCAAGCGTTGCGGCAGCGCCTGCAGGACTACCGTTTCCAACCCCGGATCCAGGAACAGGGACGGGTCCTGTCGGTGGGGGACGGCATCGCCTGGATCGAGGGGCTGCCGTCGGCGGCGATGGATGACCTGCTGGACTTCGAGGACGGCAGCATCGGGGTGGTGTTCGCCCTCGGGGAGCGCCATCTGGGGGCGATTCTGCTGGAAGCGACCGAAGCGCTGACCGCCGGGACCGTGGTCCACCGCAGTGGTCGCCTCCTCAGCATTCCCGTGGGGGACGCCCTCATCGGCCGGGTGGTCGATCCCCTGGGCAAGCCCCTGGACGGCGGCGAGGCGCCTGCCTGCACCCAGCGCCTCACTCTGGACGCGCCTTCGCCGCCGATCATCGCGCGCGACTTCGTGCAGACGCCGCTCTATACCGGCTGCAAGATCGTCGACACCATGATCCCCATCGGCCGCGGCCAGCGTCAGCTCATCATCGGCGACGAGGGCACCGGGCGCAGTTCCCTGGCGATCGATGCCGTGATCCATCAGCGGGGGCAGAACGTCCTGTGCGTCTATGTGCTCGTCGGCCAGAAGCGTTCGGCGGTGGTGTCCACCATCGACACCCTGCGCCGGTACGGCGCCATGGACTACACCACGGTGGTGGTGGGGGAGGCCTTCGCCCTGCCGGGGCTGAAATACCTGGCCCCCATGGCCGGCTGCGCCATCGCCGAATACTGGATGCGCCGCGGCCGCGACACCCTGGTTGTCTACGACGATCTCAGCACCCACGCCTACACCTACCGGGAGCTGTCGCTGCTGCTGCGCCGTCCCCCGGGGCGCGAGGCCTATCCCGGCGACATCTTCTATTTGCATTCGCGGCTGCTGGAGCGCTCCACCCGGCTGGCGGCCGACCACGGCGGCGGCAGCATGACCTGCCTGCCCATCGTCGAGACCCAGCAGGGGGATATCGCCGCCTACATTCCCACCAATCTGATCTCCATCACCGATGGCCAGATCTATCTCGACCCCCATCTTGCGGCCTCCGGCTTCCGTCCCGCCATCGACATCGGCCGTTCGGTGTCGCGCATCGGCGGCAAGGCCCAGCATCCCCGCATCAAGGAGGAAGCCGGGCGGATGAAGCTGGATTATCTCCAGTTTCTGGAACTGGAGGTGTTCACCCGCTTCGGCGCCAAGCTGGAGGAAAGCATGGCCCGGAAACTCCACCGCGGGCGGATCCTGCGCGAGATTCTCAAGCAGGACCGTCTCCATCCCTTGCCGATCGCATTCCAGATTGCCTGGCTGATCGCCTTCAACGAAGGGCTGTTCGACGCCTTGCAGCCCGCCGAGGTGTCTGACAGGCTGGTGCGGCTGGAAGCCCGGGTGCGTGAATCCGGGCTGGGCCTGGACGATCCCCGCGAGGTGTGGCTGGCCCATCTCAAACGGTGGCTGGCATGA
- a CDS encoding F0F1 ATP synthase subunit gamma: MSKRREVETHLHALEEIRAICAAMKNLSYMETRKLARFIDAQNQAVATVERAAADFLHGYPELRPQPAGEAVLLLLLGSERGFCGDYNEQLLAQLEAHCRRLGCRPRLLVIGTKLAEHLEADPRIAAVLPGAEVAEEVPRILQQVITTLDELEGRFGPVQVSALYTLGHEWKTTALLPPFQNLPPPPPQIQGPPFLYLAPGEFVTALTDQYLFAVLHALFYSALLTEHQRRIQHLEGALRRLDDQREQLKVRLGRLRQEEITEEIEQILLSVQAVAAELENI, translated from the coding sequence ATGAGCAAACGCCGTGAGGTGGAAACCCATCTCCATGCCCTGGAAGAGATCCGCGCCATCTGTGCGGCGATGAAGAATCTCTCCTACATGGAAACCCGCAAGCTGGCCCGTTTCATCGACGCCCAGAACCAGGCGGTGGCCACCGTCGAACGGGCGGCGGCCGATTTCCTCCACGGTTATCCGGAGCTGCGGCCGCAGCCTGCGGGGGAGGCGGTTCTGTTGCTGCTGCTCGGCTCGGAACGCGGCTTTTGCGGCGATTACAACGAACAGTTGCTGGCGCAGCTGGAAGCCCACTGCCGCCGTCTGGGCTGCCGCCCGCGGCTGCTGGTGATCGGCACCAAACTGGCCGAACACCTGGAGGCCGATCCCCGAATCGCGGCGGTGCTGCCGGGTGCCGAGGTGGCCGAGGAAGTGCCGCGGATTCTGCAGCAGGTGATCACCACCCTGGACGAGCTGGAGGGCAGGTTCGGACCGGTGCAGGTCAGTGCCCTTTACACCCTGGGCCACGAATGGAAGACCACCGCGCTGCTGCCGCCGTTCCAGAACCTGCCGCCGCCCCCACCGCAGATCCAGGGGCCGCCGTTTCTGTACCTGGCGCCTGGGGAATTCGTCACCGCCCTGACCGATCAGTATCTCTTCGCCGTCCTCCATGCGCTGTTCTACAGCGCCCTTCTGACCGAGCATCAGCGCCGCATTCAGCACCTGGAGGGCGCCTTGCGGCGTCTCGACGATCAGCGCGAGCAGCTGAAGGTCCGCCTGGGGCGCCTGCGTCAGGAGGAAATCACCGAGGAGATCGAGCAGATCCTCCTCAGCGTCCAGGCGGTGGCGGCCGAGCTGGAGAATATCTGA